In Centropristis striata isolate RG_2023a ecotype Rhode Island chromosome 8, C.striata_1.0, whole genome shotgun sequence, the genomic window TAATAAGGAACTTACCAGGACAAACAGGAACAGAAACTGTAGTTTGGGATTCAGTGAAGAGGGCAGGGGCTCACTGGAACTTCTTGCAAAAATTTATAGCCGACCAAGCAACGCCCCATGTGATGAGAGCGAGAGGGAGGATACAGGGCAGAGCCATGAGCAAACTCTGCCTCTGCCCACATTCTCCACACAACCACAAGAGATACACAGATAGCTTCAAATGGGACACTTTCGTTTAATACCAAAACATGTTAAAAGTTGTAAGATTATGTCATCTTCTGACAGGATTATCCAACTTCCACATCTGGAAAAACATCTGCAAAGTTATTCTAATATGAATTAAAGTGGTAAGAGCTCAGCCACATGACGCAGATGTAGCGGAATGACATATTTTCTTATGATGCCGGGACATGCTGGTTATGGGCGTGCCTGGACTTagccctttatcaggcaaagaactatatttggtaacttctggtaatatttcgagaaaaacgttgcaaatttagtagattaaagtggcaaatctgcgcgaaaaaagtcgcagatttacgtgaaaaaaagtggggggaaaagcaacttttttctcccagattcaccactttaacccttaatagggcactcattgaaatatttgcaaattccaaatttcaaccctagagaatattggaggatataacatacagccagaatgtgtaaataaaaaaaaaagaaagaaacatacgaaaataatattttgagaaaaaagtttacgagattaaagtggcaaatctatgagaaaaaaatgcacagatttgtgagatttaaagtggtgaatctgggaggaaaaaaaagcttttcccccacttttttctcgtaaatctgcgactattttcgcgcagatttgccactttaaatctcttaaatttgcgaagttttttcttgtagatttgccactttaatctggtaaatttgcaacttttttctcgaaatattacctgaagttaccaaatatagttctttgcctgataaagggttaaaatgcgactggctgctctgtagctgATCAGTTGTACAACAATAACATGTGCATTATGGCTCATGCACAATCATCAACACTACACTAACAAGACTACATCAACACCACATTCTACAACACAATATTTCTCAGTTATAACCTCCATGATGTTTTTTGTTGGGACAAATCAAGCATTTTGTATCGGAAGGTAAAATCTGGTCCAACACACTGTAACTGACTCTTAATAAAACAGTCTTTCCTCTCATGTGGTGGAACTGGAGAGAAGCCAGAGGATGAATTCCTGAGTGAACCGCTATTTTGTTGAAATGTTAGTTTGTATTAAGGAGTTCTgtgacatctagtggtgaaTTACAGACAGTACACGAcctgtttaaccctcctgtagtcctggggtcctttttgaccccaaatcattttcatcaaaccattgatatacactaccggtcaaaagttttagaacaccccaatttttccagttttttattaaaattcaagcagttcaagtcaaatgaacagcttgaaagggtacaaaggtaagtggtgaactgccagaggtaaataaaaaaaggtaagcttaaccaaaactgaaaaataatgtacatttcagaattatacaagtaggcctttttcagggaacaagaaatgggttaacaacttaactctatggagtcttgggctattttgtccatttttgaattcttttcatgtctttgtaagtcattttgtgtctttttttagtcattttgtgtcttttttggtcattttgtgtctttttttagtcattttgtgtcttttttgtcattttgtgtcttttttttgtcattttgtgtctttttttagtcctttagtccaacataatgtgattttgaattttttttaactttcaaaacactatcatgctcaataaagagttttaaatgttgcaaatgtgcattcatttcagagtacactgagacattaaactgcataattttcaattaaattctggaaaagttggtgtgttctaaaacttttgaccagtagtgtagataactttcatagaattgcttgaatttttcagcatatgtgcccctctgcatcctttatggataatataaataagaaatatcaacTTTCTTCTTACATTTTTCCGTGTTTTATAAGgtttatgaaaattatatatcaatgtgttggtcttgaGTGGCCGTTAAAGGTGAAAAAAGAAGTTAATCATTTTCTTCTttatgtcctaaaaccagtctaatatcatggggtcctttttgaccacaggtgtgatttttttaattttttttgctgtcatctaaaaatgtacaatgttttcaaaacataagtttcactaaaaattGGCATAACCTACTTGGTGCATTCCCatagagacatttttttccactattactattgaaaaaaatattcaggttttagtacctttttttctcttggaaTGAAGCctcattttgtacatttgacTTAAATTCACCAATAATAATGGAAAAGATATGAAAATTATacatcaatgtgttggtcatgagttgccttcaaaggtggggggaaaaagttggtaatattttttttctacatgtgcTAAAACCAGTCAAATGtcttggggtcctttttgacacatgaggaccatgggtgcatAGTCGACGGGAGGATCAAAACACCAATTTTCAAAATCATCTTAAAGTACAGTGGTTGTTAACAGTTCCCAATAAGTACATGGcacaagacataaaaaaatgatatgcaaTCAGGAgaaagattttttaattttccaaaaattaaaagaaataaatcagCAAATGAACAGTCTGGGCCCAAAAATGGCTCAACATAACAGAACTTAACTGAACTAAGGCAGGGGTTAAACAAAAGATGAACATCTAAACTGACTTGAAGACACATGGGGACTTATATATAGTGGCTGATCAGGCAATTGCCACACAGGGGGGTAGAGCAATAGACAATTTACCAACAAAGTATCCAAACAAACTACAATAACTTATGTCAGCCTAATGCAATCTAATCAaactaagaaaagaaaagtcataACTATAACaaggaaaatacacaaatatcaaaaaaaagaaagcaaacaaaacTCTCACTCCCCCCATGCTGCAGGAGGAACATGGTTTAATCCAAATAGCAATCACTCTGCAGACTGACGCCTCAAATAACTAaaggaaaatacagaaatgttgATATTGAAAGTTAACTGAAAGTGTGCACCCAAATAGATAACCCAAATAAAGTAAAGTATGTGATATGAACTCACGTGTCCAGTAATCTATGTGTGAATATAATGAAAGATGAAAAGGGAACTTAAAGTAAATGAAACAAAGAGTTGCCACCTTTTCTACTGTTTGGAGTAAACAGACAAGTAACTCAAACTCTAactcaaaaaaagaacaacccaaaaaacaaaattgttcaACCTAAAATTTGCCCATCACTTCTTGCTTTTCTTCTTGCAACTGAGCATGTAAAACTTCTCACATGAGATTGAGATGCGGGCAACGAGGAGAAGAAACTCTCCAAAATCCAGCTTATCATCTTTGTTTGCGTCAAAATCTTTTAATATATTGTCCACGGTTTCGGGGTCCTTTTGGGCCTGAAAGTGCAAATTCAGGGTGCAAAGTTAAAGTAAgagcattaaaatatgtatgttGATCAATGCTGaagaaatagattttatttgattaaaaaaggcaaaagatTCTTACTTTCAGGAAGCTTGGCAACTCGGCCTCcactatttttttcagttctttCTTGGTTAGGGTGTGTGTATCATCAGCATCTTCATCAGCATGTTTGTTGAATGTCTTCATCAGGCTCTCCATGCTTTTCTCCAACTCAGTCACGGCTGCAGAACCAAGTGCTGAATGAAGAGAACACAAGTCGGGGCAAAAATCTTAAAGGATATAATTTCTACTTCTCTGCACTTATTTGGTTAAAGAGTGATCTTGTGTTACAATTTCaactacaaaacaaaacagaaacaggCTCAGAGCTCTAAACAGCACCAGCTACATAATGAAAGCACAGCGTCATAATGAAAGCACAGCTACATAATGAAAGCACATTGCACATTAGccttaagagatttatgaaaaaaaaatctgaaaaaaaatattgatgtatttttaatttatagcaGTTTTACTGTGCGTAGACGTTTTTGTCCACGAGGGACGGCAGAGGGAGTATttggcactacataaaaaatactaatgcaatcaaatcaattttgttgcttatctttgacatatccaagactctaatcaccaccaaaatTCCAGCTtcctactatttattttatggaaaaaaattcatcttttgtgtttttttggaagacATTTTcgaaaaattcaaatatataaactgacatataaagggttaaaattctgaaaatgttttaatgtttggtagttttgaacaagtctgaagttgaagagatttatgaaaaaaaatcagaaaaaaatattgatgtatggtgattttatAGCAGTTGTTGTGTGCGTGGACGTTTTTGGCCACGAGGGTGGCGAGAGGGTAGTAAATGCACCAATGGAGTACAAAAGACATGTAAGGGTTAATGACAATGGATTTCAAAAATTTCACTAAATagaaaagttcctgcaaaaattcatgcctcaagatgtaacacagccaaaatggttaacaaatgaaaaaaaaaaagaagagaaaaatgtacaaaaatgcccGAGGAAGGCACAAGGGTTAACTCAAGTAAAGTTATATGTGATGAAGCATTACTGCTTGCAGTTCTTCTGGCCACTGAGCATGTACAACTTCTCACATATCATTGAGAGGCGAGCCACAAGGGGATGAAACTCTTCAAAATCCAGCTTATCATCTTTGTTTGCGTCCAAATCTTTTAATATGTAGTCCACGACTTTGGGGTTCCTTTGGTTCTGAAAGTGCAAATTCAGGTTGCAAAGTTAAAGTAAGAGCAATAAGATATGTATGCTGATCACTTCTGAGGAAATATGtgttatttgttaaaaaaaaaagaggcaaaagcTTCCTACTTTCATGAAGCTCGGCAACTCGGTATTCATTAGTTTTTTCAGCTCCTTCTTGGTTATAGTCTTTGCATCACTGTCTCCATCAGCATATTTGTGGAATACCAGGTACAGGCTCTCCATGCTTTGCTCCAACTCAGTCATGGCTGTAGAAGCAGGTGCTGAAAGAAGGAGAAGACAAGTCTGGGCAAAAAtcttaacctcctgtgaccctgcgtcctcatatgtggacatttcatttgagGTTTTTCTGGACCTTATAATTAAATCTGCTTAACTATAACATGTTGTCCTTagtagtacacactctagaaaaagcacaatacatcagtcagtgtaaaaatcagatggcagcacctTGGTcaagtcaatcaacagcttgtccccagacaaaagtggaccaggtacaaaagctgatcagattttgtgattaaaacttgtttatttgtgcttaattaTGTTTGTAGTGcaagtatgtgtatgtatgtgcaagtttgactattttttagcaatagcaacaagctgcGACACTGgtaatcaggaagtactcatttgagagcgaatagacttttactatcgttcttccaaagagagggtgtagatgtaaggaaataaaaagtattaattgtgttatacagtaaaattaaagaGATAAATCAAAgataatgcttagtttttgtactcatcatcctacaaatccaaaatatctaggagaaacaatacataccaaacaaaagcttgggtctcaggaggttaaaggaTATGTACTTTCTACTTCTCTGCACTTATTTGACATCTGTTACAAGTTACTGTGcagaataatgtttttataatgttgTGTTGTTCTGTTATAATGTCTAATAATAACTATGACtactaaaaaatacatcaaatatgATCAGAGCTCTAACTAGCACCGGGACAAGCTACAACATTAAATCACATTGCACATTAACTTTGGTCAAGTTATGATCTGTGATcaacaaataaatgatgtaatcattaagaaaataagacatatactatacataaaatacttacatGGCTGCTATTTAGCATTTTAGCAATATTGCACATagggtgttgtttttttactgagtgtattttgtatttcagatattgcacattagaaCTTTATCCCACAGTTAAATAGGTTTTTGTATGTAGTAGTAAGAACAAAttgtggggaaatttctttttttaaataaaaatgtataaaaacacagaaagggGTTTAAAACAgatatatacagttgaaaccagaagtttacatacactatataaaaagacacatatgctttttttctcactgtctgacatgaaatcagacaatcacttttcctgttttaggtccgttaggattaccaaaattatttctatttgctaaatgccagaacaATGAGAGAAGGCTtgttttagacaattttttataactttcttcaaagtcagaagtttacatacactaacattattatgccttgaatcaatttgggaaagcccagatgatgctgtcatgtctttggaagcttctgattggtttattgacaacattagagttaattggagacacacctgtggatgtattttaaggcacacctgaaacacactgcttctttgtgtgacatcatgggaaagtcaaaagaaatcaaccaaaatatcaggaagagaattgtggacttgcacaagtctggttcatccttgggtgcaatttccagatgcctgaaggtgccacattcatctgttcaaataattatacccacgtataaacaccatgggaatgtccagccatcatagcgctcaggaaggagatgggctctgtgtcccagagatgaacgtgctttggtccaaaatgtgcatatcaacccaagaacaaaaggaaaagaccttgtgaagatgctggctgaagctggtaaaagtgtgttattatccacagtgaaacgagtactgtacccacatggactgaaaggccactctgccaggaagaagccattactccaaaagaaacataaaaaagccagtCTAACTGGAccctaaactttttttgtttggcttATACCCAGAGAAACATAACTATAGTAGGAATGAGCGGACGTTTATAGACCTCAGCTTGCTTTATGCTAagaaatgtgttgcattattgTGGATAAAGATTTATAGACCAAGTACAACTCAATGGATAAGACAGATGTTAGCAAGTCTTCCTTTAGAGAGAATAACTGACATATTAAAGGCTAAACGGCATGTATTTGAGGACATATGGAGCCCTTTCATTAACTACATTAAATACTTAGATTTAACAGATGAAGAAGTGGATAACTAGTCTTTGTGGACAATGCAGATTCCGGTCTTGTCAGATTCATATTGCTTttctatatatgtgtttttaattcaCACCAATTACAAACGATACTCAATTGTATATAGAttaccattttctttaacaggAGGAGCATACCTGTTCgaagtgttatgttttgtttgtttttatttttctgtctatgtaaatgcagctatttgaaaatatggaagttgaatgacgatacatgaatgtaaatgcaaaatgtaaatgctgTATGTCAAAAgtgttataaactgaaaatagaataaaaatattgtgtaaaaaaaaaaagccagtctGACTGCTATGAACGACTTGCGTAAGCGTTCTTTCTCTATTCACTGATCCATAAAGCCACACCTTTACCACCAGCTACTAATACTTCAGCACTTTTAATGTAGGACTACTGAGCTTCGTCCACTGTCTGGTAGCCTACTGCTACTTCATCCAAAACTAACTGTTGCATTGTTAAGTGAGGATGTGAGTGTTTATCCTATTGGCCTTTTCTTGGcacataaaatgaataagagTGATGCAACTTGTGGGAAATTCAGCAAAGGACAAGAGGCGACTCGTCAGAAGAGAAAAGTCATGTGTGATCGCCAACAACGCCCAAGTTcactgaaaaaagtggaaaaaaacaaaca contains:
- the LOC131976575 gene encoding protein S100-Z-like encodes the protein MTELEQSMESLYLVFHKYADGDSDAKTITKKELKKLMNTELPSFMKNQRNPKVVDYILKDLDANKDDKLDFEEFHPLVARLSMISLGSAAVTELEKSMESLMKTFNKHADEDADDTHTLTKKELKKIVEAELPSFLKAQKDPETVDNILKDFDANKDDKLDFGEFLLLVARISISCEKFYMLSCKKKSKK